CTGGCCGCAACGGCGCTTGCCAGAATCGGCTCCAGGCCTGCTGGCGCGCGCTCTCCAGGTTGTTAACGGCGATGTCGCCATCCGTGACCGGATAAACCAGATTGATTTCCGACGCTTCGATCATTTCAGGGCCCCAAAGCGTTTTTCCAGGCCTTCGAAGCCGGTTTTCATCAGGGTGGCAACGATGGTCCTCACGATCAGGGTCGGTTGGTTATCGGCCAGAAACTGCACGCGCCACCCGACGGAGCTGCCGGACCCCTTGGGTTTGACGTCGAACGTTCCCGTGTAGTCCACGACCCCAAATCCACTGACGTTCGTGTAGCGGTAGACCCTTTGCGACTGGTCGATGGCTTCAAGGCGTTCGATGATCCGCTTGCCGTCGATCGTTTCGATGGTGCGCAACTGGCCGACGCCTTCGCCGGTCAGCTCTATGTTGGCGATCAGGGGGTGCCACCTGCCGCCAAACGGCCCGACCACCGCCCAGACCTGATCCGGAGGCGCCGCCAGGTCCACGCCGTCGGCCACAGCCTGCAACTCCGTATTCGGCGAAGCCTCGTAGGGAAACGTCTTGGTGCCAGGCTTGGTCGGATTGGCGGAGCCACCTTGCAGGTACTCCCGGTCGTTGTTGACCATCCACGTAAGCATGAGGTCGACCACGTCCGCGTCGACGGTACGGCCGCCGCCCGTCTGGTAGGCCTTTCCCCGGAGCGTGCTCTTTTCGATCTCAAAAAAGCTTGCGTCGCTCATCGGCTTGGACGCATCGAACAGCAAAAAGTCGTCCAGGTAGACGTTGGCGGCGGCGGCGATCTCTGCGGGCGTCCAGTCCGCCTTGCCGTCGCGCAGGTCCCACTCGGTCAGGCTATCCACCAGGCGCTGGCGAAACAAAGGCTTGAGCCCTTCTGCCAGCGCAAATGGGGTCTGCTGATTCCACAAATCCCGTAGGTCATCGACGCCTTCCAACCCCCCATTGTTCAGGCGCATGTTGGTCTGCTCCGGGCGGCCCACCCAGTCGTAACGCAGCGGCGGACGCTCCACGGGATTATTGCCCGCCGCCAAAGGGGTGGTTTCCGCAATCGCGCCGAAGAGCGAGCCTTCGCTGGGGTTGAGCACGCGTTGGGTGTCGAATTCGATGACGATCGCCAGCACGTTGTCATGCTCCAACAGGTTGGGAACTTTTGTCGTCCCCCCCACCCATGCGAGTAAGAAGGGGTCGGAGCGCAGGCCCGCAAATACCCGGAATACCCCATCCGGCGTCGATGCGCCGTTTTCGTCATTGACCACAAAACGCAGCGTCTGGCCCCCAGGACACGTCAAGGTGCCGCGCTGGACCGTTTTCCCGCCTTCGGGTTCGAGCAGGCCAAACCGGCAGCTGAAGCGATACTCTTTATCCCCTGGCGTGAACTTCGCATCTTTGCCGGTGCCGGCCAGCGCCACCCTGCGGATGACGATTGAGTGGTTCACCGCGTTGGAGAACACCGCCGTCACCCCCGCCGAGGGAAAGACGTTCGCGGCCAGCACCGTATGGGCGGGGTTTTCGGGGCTGGTGAACGCGAACAGATCGGTGAGATCGGCCGCCGGGTCACCGATCTGCCGTGGACCGTCGATATGGTCTGACATGGCGATCCTCCTGCGTGGCTACCGGTTCACTGTCCCGTGGGCCCTTCCCATTTCATGTGCCCGGTGGTCGCGTCAGGTGGGCCCCCAAAGGGCGTGACCCGGCCCGCTTCCTCAGGGATGGATTTCAGGTACTCAACGAGCGCCCAGCGCTGCTCGTCGGTTAACAGCGGGCCAATGACGCCGTTTCCCCGGGGGCCCTCCTCGAACGAGTGGCCGGCATTCGAGTTGCCCTCCAGGGTCGTGTCCATGAGGAACTTGCCCGAGTTGCCCGTGGTGTCCACCCCCACCTTGGCCGGGTCAAAGTCCCGGCCGACGTAGAATTTCTTCGTCCGTTGCGCCGCCGGGACCAGCATCTCGTACAGGTTGGGCACCGACCCGTTATGCATGTAAGGCGGTTCTGCCCAAATGCCGTCGCGGGGCGCAGCCTTGTACGAGCGCTCCGGCGGATGCGGCAGGGGATATTCCCGGTAGCCGTGGAGCTTGACCTCCTCTTCCGGGGTCAGACTAAGTTTCTTCAATGCCGTCTCCAAAAGGCTTCTGCTCACGAAGGGTTCAAAGACCTTAGTGGGCACGACGGGACGACCTTGGAATGGGGGCGGCAGGTAGGGGGCCAGTTGGGCGGTCAACACGTACGGCTGAAAATCTTCGAACTGCATCGGGTCGGTGCCGATGTATGTTTGCGGCACGATGCCAACTTCAAGGAAGCGCTTGCCGTACTTGTTGGGTTCGGTCCATGCGTAGGGGTAGGCATTGTGGCATTCCGCGCAGTGATTGGCGAAGAGCTTTTTGCCCTCCGCCGCTTTAGCGACATCGATTTTTCCAAAGAGCTCTTCCGGCCACTTGGGTGGTGCCAGGCGACAAACCAAATCCTCGATCTTCTCCAGATTGCGCAGGCGGGCATTTGAATCGAAGAGCCCTTCGTCGGGTGACTTCGAGGCCAGGTCCATGGGGAGGTAAACGCCCTGGGTTTCGCCGTAGTTGCGGGCGATCGGGTCTTGCGCAATGCCGCTCCATTGCGTCCACGTCCCCTGCGGGGCATTCCAGAGAAACGGGGGCTTGACCGGTGCCAGGGGCGGAAACCAGTTCTCAGGAATTCTCGGCGCGATCGTCGTCCGACGGTTGATGATCAGATTGAGGGCGTCCATGCGCCCCGGCCCCCAATCATGGGGGGGGGCCATGATGCGGCTGGTGTAGTAATGAACGCGCTCGGCGTCATTTTCGAAGCGTTTCCGCAGGTCGCCCCTGGCGTCTGAACTCGAGGTCCCGATCCGGGCCGCCAAACGATCGAACTTTGCGGGGTCACGCAGCGTCGCCTGCATGGCGTCATCGGCCTCATAGAACAACGCCTGGATGTCTAAATGCATGCCGACATCGCCATCGATGCGAATGCGTTTTCCCTGATAAAACAGCTCCGCGTTATGACACGCCGCGCAGTTGATGCCGGCATGCACGCCCTTCCACCGGCCTTCGCG
This genomic stretch from Verrucomicrobiota bacterium harbors:
- a CDS encoding DUF4331 family protein — protein: MSDHIDGPRQIGDPAADLTDLFAFTSPENPAHTVLAANVFPSAGVTAVFSNAVNHSIVIRRVALAGTGKDAKFTPGDKEYRFSCRFGLLEPEGGKTVQRGTLTCPGGQTLRFVVNDENGASTPDGVFRVFAGLRSDPFLLAWVGGTTKVPNLLEHDNVLAIVIEFDTQRVLNPSEGSLFGAIAETTPLAAGNNPVERPPLRYDWVGRPEQTNMRLNNGGLEGVDDLRDLWNQQTPFALAEGLKPLFRQRLVDSLTEWDLRDGKADWTPAEIAAAANVYLDDFLLFDASKPMSDASFFEIEKSTLRGKAYQTGGGRTVDADVVDLMLTWMVNNDREYLQGGSANPTKPGTKTFPYEASPNTELQAVADGVDLAAPPDQVWAVVGPFGGRWHPLIANIELTGEGVGQLRTIETIDGKRIIERLEAIDQSQRVYRYTNVSGFGVVDYTGTFDVKPKGSGSSVGWRVQFLADNQPTLIVRTIVATLMKTGFEGLEKRFGALK